The proteins below are encoded in one region of Streptomyces marianii:
- a CDS encoding AAA family ATPase gives MTTYDDRASLTDLTTTAEHVRRSVEGVIEGKPEVVRLSLTVLLAEGHLLIEDVPGVGKTMLAKALARSIDCSVRRIQFTPDLLPSDITGVSIYDQQRRDFEFKPGAIFAQIVIGDEINRASPKTQSALLESMEERQVTIDGQTYELPTPFMVVATQNPVEMEGTYPLPEAQRDRFMARVSMGYPTPEAELQMLDVHGAVSPLEDLQPAAHAHDIVKLIDAVRTVHVADSVRRYAVELVAGTRNHPDLRLGASPRATLHLLRAAKASAALSGRDYALPDDVQSLAVPVLAHRLLPTAQAQLNRRTAEQVVLEILQHTPVPTSGNDTAYGIGARQAPGSPAYGRQRPGVRRI, from the coding sequence GTGACGACCTATGACGATCGAGCGAGCCTCACGGATCTGACCACCACAGCGGAGCACGTCCGCAGGTCGGTGGAGGGTGTGATCGAGGGCAAGCCTGAGGTCGTACGGCTCTCGCTGACAGTGCTGCTCGCCGAGGGGCATCTCCTCATCGAGGACGTGCCGGGCGTGGGCAAGACGATGCTGGCGAAGGCACTGGCGCGGTCGATCGACTGCTCGGTCCGGCGCATCCAGTTCACGCCGGACCTTCTGCCGTCGGACATCACCGGCGTGTCGATCTACGACCAGCAGAGACGGGACTTCGAGTTCAAGCCCGGCGCGATCTTCGCGCAGATAGTGATCGGCGACGAGATCAACCGGGCGTCCCCCAAGACCCAGTCCGCGCTGCTCGAGTCCATGGAGGAGCGGCAGGTCACCATCGACGGGCAGACGTACGAACTGCCCACTCCCTTCATGGTGGTGGCCACGCAGAATCCGGTGGAGATGGAGGGCACCTACCCGCTGCCCGAGGCCCAGCGGGACCGCTTCATGGCCCGGGTGTCGATGGGCTATCCGACACCGGAGGCCGAGCTGCAGATGCTCGACGTGCACGGCGCGGTGTCCCCGCTCGAGGACCTCCAGCCGGCGGCCCACGCGCATGACATCGTGAAGCTGATCGACGCGGTGCGGACGGTCCATGTCGCCGACTCCGTCCGGCGGTACGCGGTGGAGCTGGTCGCCGGGACCCGCAACCACCCCGACCTCCGGCTGGGCGCCTCACCGCGCGCCACCCTGCACCTGCTGCGCGCCGCCAAGGCCTCGGCTGCGCTGAGCGGCCGTGACTACGCACTGCCGGACGACGTCCAGTCCCTCGCCGTGCCGGTGCTCGCCCACCGCCTGCTGCCGACGGCCCAGGCACAGCTGAACCGCCGCACCGCCGAGCAGGTCGTGCTGGAGATCCTCCAGCACACGCCCGTGCCGACCTCGGGAAACGACACCGCGTACGGGATCGGTGCCCGCCAGGCGCCCGGCAGCCCGGCCTACGGCCGGCAGCGGCCCGGCGTCCGGCGGATCTGA
- a CDS encoding FtsB family cell division protein, giving the protein MRKAAGQLKGRAARLVRLMPSGPSTAARTPFVLLVVVLLGGGLITLLLLNTSLNEGSFRLSELRKKTTELTDQEQALQRDVDERSAPDALERRARELGMVPGGNPAFLGPDGTVRGVPRRAKADPSPVRRPDPSQRPVGPPVAAPPPASGAPAPAPASPKPSAAGASAAPAAPSAPAQPPPTTPGR; this is encoded by the coding sequence GTGAGGAAGGCCGCCGGACAGCTCAAGGGGCGTGCCGCACGGCTCGTGCGGCTCATGCCGTCCGGGCCGAGCACCGCGGCCCGCACCCCCTTCGTCCTGCTGGTCGTCGTCCTGCTCGGCGGTGGACTGATCACCCTGCTGCTGCTCAACACCTCCCTCAACGAGGGCTCGTTCCGACTGAGCGAGCTCAGGAAGAAGACCACCGAACTCACCGACCAGGAACAGGCGCTGCAGCGGGACGTGGACGAGCGCTCCGCCCCGGACGCACTGGAGCGGCGGGCGCGCGAGCTGGGCATGGTCCCCGGCGGCAACCCCGCGTTCCTCGGCCCCGACGGCACGGTCCGCGGCGTTCCGAGGCGGGCGAAGGCCGACCCGTCGCCCGTCCGGCGGCCGGATCCGTCGCAGCGGCCGGTCGGGCCACCCGTGGCCGCGCCGCCGCCCGCGTCCGGCGCGCCCGCGCCGGCTCCCGCCTCGCCGAAGCCGTCGGCCGCAGGCGCGTCCGCGGCGCCCGCGGCACCGTCCGCGCCGGCGCAGCCGCCCCCCACGACCCCCGGCAGGTGA
- the rsmH gene encoding 16S rRNA (cytosine(1402)-N(4))-methyltransferase RsmH — protein sequence MSQRHVPVMLQRCLDLLAPALERPDGGGPAEGPAPVVVDCTLGLGGHSEALLARFPAARLVALDRDKEALRLSGERLAPFGDRATLVHAVYDELPDVLDRLGIPAVQGVLFDLGVSSMQLDEADRGFAYAQDAPLDMRMDQTTGVSAAEVLNTYPPGELVRILRAYGEEKQAKRIVAAIVREREKEPFSNSARLVELIRDALPQAAKRTGGNPAKRTFQALRIEVNGELTVLERAIPAAVKALAVGGRIAVLSYHSLEDRLVKQVLAEGAASTAPPGLPVVPERYQPRLKLLTRGAELPSEEEVAENRRAAPARLRGAERIREDVR from the coding sequence TTGAGCCAGCGACACGTCCCGGTGATGCTCCAGCGGTGTCTGGACCTGCTGGCGCCGGCCCTGGAGCGTCCCGACGGTGGCGGTCCCGCCGAAGGCCCGGCCCCCGTGGTCGTCGACTGCACCCTCGGCCTCGGCGGGCACAGCGAGGCGCTCCTGGCCCGCTTCCCCGCCGCCCGGCTCGTCGCGCTCGACCGGGACAAGGAGGCGCTGCGGCTGTCCGGTGAGCGGCTCGCGCCGTTCGGCGACCGCGCCACCCTCGTGCACGCCGTCTACGACGAGCTGCCCGACGTCCTCGACCGGCTCGGCATCCCCGCCGTCCAGGGCGTCCTGTTCGACCTCGGCGTCTCCTCGATGCAGCTCGACGAGGCCGACCGCGGCTTCGCCTACGCCCAGGACGCCCCGCTCGACATGCGGATGGACCAGACGACCGGCGTCAGCGCCGCCGAGGTCCTCAACACCTACCCGCCCGGCGAGCTGGTCCGCATCCTGCGTGCGTACGGCGAGGAGAAGCAGGCCAAGCGGATCGTGGCCGCGATCGTGCGGGAACGGGAGAAGGAACCGTTCTCCAACAGCGCCCGGCTCGTCGAGCTGATCCGCGACGCGCTCCCGCAGGCCGCCAAGCGCACCGGCGGCAACCCGGCCAAGCGCACGTTCCAGGCCCTGCGCATCGAGGTCAACGGCGAACTGACCGTACTGGAGCGGGCGATCCCGGCCGCGGTGAAGGCACTCGCCGTCGGCGGCCGGATCGCGGTCCTCTCGTACCACTCGCTGGAGGACCGGCTGGTCAAGCAGGTCCTCGCGGAGGGTGCCGCCAGTACGGCACCGCCCGGACTGCCCGTCGTCCCCGAGCGCTACCAGCCGCGGCTCAAGCTCCTCACCCGCGGCGCCGAACTCCCTTCCGAGGAAGAGGTCGCGGAGAACCGCCGGGCCGCGCCCGCGCGGCTGCGTGGCGCCGAGCGCATCCGCGAGGACGTGCGGTGA
- a CDS encoding beta-class carbonic anhydrase, with translation MSTSAHLPAETAVADGTVTDRLVEANQHYASGFTDPGMDARPVLRVAVVACMDARLDLHAALGLQLGDCHTIRNAGGVVTDDVIRSLTISQRALGTRSVILIHHTGCGLESLTEDFRHELEDEVGQRPSWAVEAFRDVDQDVRQSMQRVRTSPFLLHTGDVRGFVFDVTSGLLREIDPTG, from the coding sequence ATGTCGACTTCCGCGCACCTCCCCGCAGAGACCGCCGTCGCCGACGGCACGGTCACCGACCGGCTCGTCGAAGCCAACCAGCACTACGCCTCGGGCTTCACCGACCCCGGCATGGACGCCCGGCCGGTGCTCCGGGTCGCCGTGGTGGCCTGTATGGACGCCCGTCTCGACCTCCATGCCGCACTGGGCCTGCAGCTCGGCGACTGTCACACGATCCGCAACGCGGGCGGAGTGGTCACCGACGACGTGATCCGCTCCCTGACCATCAGCCAGCGCGCGCTGGGCACCCGCAGCGTCATCCTCATCCACCACACCGGCTGCGGACTGGAGAGCCTGACCGAGGACTTCCGGCACGAGCTGGAGGACGAGGTCGGCCAGCGGCCCTCCTGGGCGGTCGAGGCGTTCCGCGACGTGGACCAGGACGTGCGCCAGTCGATGCAGCGGGTGCGCACCTCGCCGTTCCTGCTGCACACCGGCGACGTGCGCGGCTTCGTCTTCGACGTCACGTCGGGTCTGCTGCGGGAGATCGACCCCACCGGCTGA